A genomic window from Dictyoglomus sp. NZ13-RE01 includes:
- a CDS encoding type IV pili twitching motility protein PilT has protein sequence MKEFTMVDILQEAIKRGASDVHITTGSHPVFRIKGNLIPQTQYPVLTPKDTMNLIFSLLTEENKQKLQENKELDFSVGLAGSGRFRVNAFWQRNSVAAVFRLIPWTIPSFQELGLPPILKDLASLPRGLILVTGPTGSGKSTTLAAMIDYINTNFSKHIITIEDPIEYLHTHKKSIVNQREVGADTRSFANALRSALREDPDVILVGEMRDLETTAIALTAAETGHLVMATLHTVDAVQSIERIVDQFPSHQQQQIRLQLSGVIQGVISQQLLPSRDGGRRVVAVEIMIATPAIRSLIREAKTPQIYNVIQTGGKYGMQTMDQALAELVKKKLISEEVALERAINREELIRLLQGEPRR, from the coding sequence ATGAAAGAATTTACGATGGTAGATATTTTACAGGAAGCAATAAAAAGAGGGGCTTCTGATGTTCATATAACTACAGGAAGTCACCCGGTATTTAGAATAAAGGGAAATTTGATACCTCAGACCCAATACCCCGTTTTAACTCCGAAAGACACTATGAATTTAATCTTTAGCCTCCTTACGGAGGAAAATAAACAAAAACTGCAGGAAAATAAAGAGCTTGACTTTTCGGTAGGACTTGCCGGTTCTGGTAGATTTAGAGTGAATGCTTTTTGGCAAAGAAATAGTGTAGCTGCAGTCTTTAGGCTTATTCCTTGGACTATTCCCAGTTTCCAAGAACTGGGACTGCCCCCGATTTTAAAAGATTTAGCAAGTCTTCCAAGAGGATTAATTTTAGTTACTGGTCCTACGGGATCTGGAAAATCAACCACTCTTGCTGCCATGATTGATTATATCAATACCAATTTTAGTAAACATATTATTACTATAGAGGACCCTATTGAGTATTTGCATACTCACAAAAAGTCTATTGTGAATCAAAGAGAGGTAGGAGCGGACACTCGTTCTTTCGCAAATGCATTGAGATCAGCCTTAAGAGAAGATCCAGATGTTATATTAGTTGGAGAGATGAGGGATTTAGAGACTACTGCAATAGCCTTAACAGCAGCTGAAACTGGACACTTGGTTATGGCAACATTACACACTGTAGATGCTGTACAGAGTATTGAAAGAATAGTAGACCAATTTCCATCTCATCAACAGCAACAAATTAGACTTCAACTTTCTGGTGTAATTCAAGGGGTTATTTCCCAACAACTTTTACCCTCTCGAGATGGCGGAAGAAGAGTTGTTGCGGTAGAAATAATGATCGCAACTCCAGCCATCAGAAGTCTTATCCGAGAGGCAAAGACTCCTCAAATATATAATGTTATTCAAACTGGTGGAAAGTACGGAATGCAAACAATGGATCAGGCATTAGCTGAGCTTGTGAAAAAGAAACTTATTTCAGAGGAGGTTGCCTTAGAGAGAGCTATTAATCGAGAGGAGCTTATTAGACTTTTACAAGGCGAACCTCGGAGGTGA
- the gspE gene encoding type II secretion system protein GspE — protein MLNYLRDKKLISEEIYQKAKNALQDPNVDTQTFLLNEKIFTEENLIKILKDLLGWEVINYEDIKPDPAVSKIIPPFLKKFYNFIPIKIEDNSIHIGFFIPIKPSAIDDITLMTGYSVVPYIIRRSGEYAEEEEVEDVIVEESYNSGTIIIPNEEVNLELEEDNKKLVVKTEEEEQEGIIEIKEEEIEELEKLVSEIAEEKKEEKEEVKQEGVLEIKEEEVADLSKLIAEAVEEKQEEIIEVKREETEELKEEEKKEEKRANLIAEKIIGAVKDKLPTAGTKGERVKRVTRRKLGEILLEEGFIDEEKLNKALEEAQKSGKSLGDILLELKYINDYQLAKALSIQLGFAFKSLKDIKVDPEVTKLINMTKIKQDMILPLYKENNKLYVAIVDPRNITALDDIKLIAKTQIEPVIVPKSEFFEFIEKLTLSKETEELLAEVQWVKEEEQPPQEPTEDVTEEGGTIARLVNGILIDAVTKGASDIHMEPLEKEFRIRYRIDGILHEAQRIPKNLQASIISRVKIISNMDIAERRIPQDGRIKMVVKGQTYDFRVSTLPGIFGEKVVLRILGRSEIGLSLESLGFSEHNYQRYVKMLRSPYGIILVTGPTGSGKSTTLYASLNMINSPDINIITVEDPVEYQLPGIHQVQVNPKAGLTFASALRSILRQDPDVVLVGEIRDEETARIAIQAALTGHLVLSTLHTNDAPSAVTRLIDMGIEPFLIASSLLGAVAQRLVRKICPQCKTPYKPTKEEIEVLKNNLPNEEIDFDNLVLYKGSGCSFCNNKGYKGRTAIHEIMLLDDEIREQILKKVSKDTIRDLARKKGMTTLREDGLQKVLAGITTIEEVMRVTAAD, from the coding sequence ATACTTAATTATTTAAGAGATAAAAAACTTATTTCCGAGGAAATTTATCAAAAAGCTAAAAACGCTTTGCAAGATCCGAATGTAGATACACAAACCTTTCTTTTAAATGAGAAAATCTTTACCGAAGAAAATTTGATAAAAATCTTGAAGGATCTATTAGGGTGGGAAGTTATAAATTACGAGGATATAAAGCCAGACCCAGCGGTTTCTAAAATCATTCCTCCATTCTTGAAAAAATTTTACAATTTTATCCCCATAAAAATAGAAGATAACTCAATACATATTGGATTTTTTATACCTATTAAACCATCAGCTATTGACGATATAACCTTGATGACGGGATATTCTGTGGTTCCATACATTATAAGAAGAAGCGGAGAATATGCCGAGGAAGAAGAAGTAGAAGATGTCATTGTAGAAGAGTCCTATAATTCAGGAACAATAATAATTCCAAATGAAGAAGTTAATTTAGAATTAGAAGAAGACAATAAAAAGCTTGTTGTAAAAACCGAAGAAGAAGAGCAAGAGGGTATTATAGAAATAAAAGAGGAAGAAATTGAAGAACTTGAGAAACTTGTAAGTGAAATTGCAGAAGAAAAGAAAGAAGAAAAAGAAGAGGTTAAGCAAGAAGGTGTGTTAGAGATAAAGGAGGAAGAGGTTGCGGATCTCTCAAAACTTATAGCTGAAGCAGTGGAGGAAAAACAAGAGGAGATCATTGAGGTAAAGAGAGAAGAAACTGAAGAGCTTAAAGAAGAAGAGAAAAAAGAGGAAAAGAGGGCTAATTTAATTGCAGAGAAAATAATTGGTGCAGTTAAGGATAAGCTACCAACTGCTGGAACAAAAGGTGAGAGGGTAAAAAGAGTTACAAGAAGAAAATTAGGAGAGATTCTCTTAGAAGAAGGTTTTATTGATGAAGAAAAATTAAATAAGGCGTTAGAAGAAGCCCAAAAATCTGGAAAGTCTTTGGGAGATATTTTATTAGAGCTAAAATATATTAATGATTATCAGCTTGCTAAAGCTTTAAGTATCCAATTAGGATTTGCCTTTAAATCTTTAAAAGATATAAAGGTGGATCCAGAAGTAACAAAACTTATAAATATGACAAAGATAAAGCAGGACATGATTTTACCTTTATATAAAGAAAATAACAAATTATACGTGGCAATTGTTGATCCAAGAAATATAACCGCCTTAGATGATATAAAACTTATAGCAAAAACTCAGATTGAACCAGTGATAGTACCAAAGTCGGAATTCTTTGAATTTATTGAAAAATTAACCTTATCCAAGGAGACAGAAGAGTTATTAGCGGAAGTTCAGTGGGTAAAAGAAGAAGAGCAACCACCTCAAGAACCAACCGAAGATGTTACAGAAGAAGGGGGAACGATTGCAAGGTTAGTTAATGGTATTTTGATAGATGCAGTAACAAAAGGAGCTAGTGATATTCATATGGAGCCTTTGGAAAAGGAGTTTAGAATAAGATATAGGATTGATGGCATTTTACATGAGGCTCAGAGAATTCCTAAGAACTTACAAGCTTCAATTATATCTCGTGTTAAGATTATTAGTAATATGGATATAGCAGAAAGAAGAATACCTCAAGATGGAAGAATTAAGATGGTCGTTAAGGGGCAAACTTACGATTTTCGTGTTTCCACATTACCTGGAATATTTGGTGAGAAGGTGGTTTTACGTATATTAGGAAGAAGTGAGATAGGTTTATCCTTAGAGAGTTTGGGGTTTAGTGAACATAATTATCAAAGATATGTGAAAATGTTGAGAAGTCCATACGGAATAATATTAGTAACAGGTCCTACAGGGAGTGGAAAATCAACAACATTGTATGCATCTCTAAATATGATTAATTCACCTGACATAAATATTATAACTGTTGAAGATCCGGTGGAGTATCAATTGCCTGGAATTCATCAGGTACAGGTTAATCCAAAGGCAGGCTTAACCTTTGCAAGTGCCTTAAGATCAATTTTAAGACAAGACCCTGATGTGGTTCTTGTAGGTGAGATTAGAGATGAGGAAACTGCAAGAATAGCTATTCAGGCAGCTTTAACAGGGCACTTGGTTCTCTCAACTTTGCATACCAATGATGCCCCATCTGCAGTTACCCGTCTTATTGATATGGGGATTGAGCCCTTCCTAATAGCATCATCTCTATTAGGAGCAGTTGCTCAAAGACTTGTAAGAAAAATTTGTCCTCAATGTAAAACTCCTTATAAACCAACAAAAGAAGAAATAGAGGTTCTTAAAAATAATTTACCAAACGAAGAGATAGATTTCGATAATCTTGTCCTTTACAAAGGAAGCGGATGCAGTTTTTGTAATAATAAAGGATATAAAGGTAGAACAGCAATTCATGAGATCATGCTTTTAGATGATGAGATAAGGGAGCAAATACTTAAGAAAGTATCTAAGGATACCATTAGGGATTTGGCGAGAAAGAAAGGAATGACGACTTTAAGAGAGGATGGATTGCAGAAGGTATTAGCAGGCATAACTACTATTGAGGAGGTAATGAGAGTTACAGCTGCAGACTAA
- a CDS encoding haloacid dehalogenase gives MLRELKPQKYVHSIFKIKFEELYNVGYRGIIFDLDNTIVPWNEHKIDQKTLEFLDYLKKIGFRIIIVSNNLSFKRINFYSSLTNIPAIGGALKPRNRAFKKALKILQTTPETTLVIGDRILTDVWGGNRLGMYTILVSPLNKNELWIKRWTVRLFENLLIKYWLSKKILKEE, from the coding sequence ATGTTGAGGGAGCTGAAACCTCAGAAATACGTACATTCGATTTTTAAAATTAAATTTGAAGAATTATATAATGTGGGTTATAGGGGAATTATTTTTGACCTTGATAATACTATTGTGCCATGGAATGAGCACAAGATAGATCAAAAAACTTTAGAATTCTTAGATTATTTAAAGAAAATAGGATTTAGAATAATAATTGTATCTAATAACTTGTCCTTTAAAAGAATTAATTTTTATTCTTCTCTTACAAACATTCCTGCTATTGGAGGAGCTTTAAAACCCAGAAATAGAGCCTTTAAAAAGGCTTTAAAAATTCTTCAAACTACCCCCGAGACAACCTTAGTAATTGGTGATAGAATATTAACAGATGTATGGGGAGGTAATAGATTAGGAATGTATACCATTTTAGTATCGCCATTGAATAAAAATGAGTTATGGATAAAAAGATGGACAGTGCGTCTATTTGAAAATCTTCTTATTAAATACTGGTTAAGTAAGAAAATTTTAAAGGAGGAATAA
- a CDS encoding uridine kinase, whose translation MKTPVLIGIAGGTGSGKTTLAEKILEFFPKGEVVVISQDSYYLDQSHLPLEERRKINYDHPLAFDFPLLIEHLKKLKKGEPILCPTYSFSEYIRLPEKILIEPKPVIILEGILVLIDEELRNLLDIKLYVDSDPDVRFIRRLLRDIKERGRNVEQVVEQYLNTVRPMHLQFVEPTKKYADIIIPEGGFNKVAIELIIAKIKSILGESYVEGAETSEIRTFDF comes from the coding sequence ATGAAGACACCTGTATTAATTGGAATAGCTGGTGGAACAGGATCTGGAAAAACCACATTAGCAGAAAAAATTTTGGAATTTTTCCCAAAAGGGGAAGTTGTGGTTATTTCACAAGATTCTTATTATTTAGATCAAAGTCATCTTCCTTTGGAAGAAAGAAGAAAGATAAATTATGATCATCCTTTAGCTTTTGATTTTCCTCTTCTTATTGAGCATTTAAAGAAGCTAAAAAAGGGTGAACCTATACTTTGCCCAACATACTCTTTCTCAGAGTATATCAGACTTCCAGAGAAAATTTTAATAGAACCTAAGCCTGTAATAATTTTGGAAGGGATATTGGTTTTGATTGATGAGGAGCTTAGAAATCTATTGGATATTAAATTATATGTGGACTCCGATCCTGATGTTAGGTTTATAAGGAGGCTTTTAAGAGATATAAAGGAGAGAGGTAGAAATGTAGAACAGGTTGTTGAACAATATCTTAATACTGTAAGACCAATGCATTTACAATTTGTAGAACCTACAAAAAAATATGCGGATATAATAATTCCCGAGGGGGGATTTAATAAGGTTGCTATAGAATTAATTATTGCTAAGATTAAAAGTATTCTTGGAGAGAGTTATGTTGAGGGAGCTGAAACCTCAGAAATACGTACATTCGATTTTTAA
- a CDS encoding aminodeoxychorismate lyase, with protein sequence MNLKELWKLWNQKLKKKIGKTKIGKKSSFLLFLAFLSVFIFLVLLSFAPKNLNSKDIILVYIPQGSSSLEVGKILSKKGIINWDYGFWLWCKILGVERKLKFGYYKLSPQEDLFEIINKLIKGTVETLKFTIPEGSTLENIADILESKLHLSKETFLKLAENPKNLGKIKDYFKDEIPTTLEGYLFPATYDVPLDLKEEDIIYILLRTFFNKLDIEIPNWREELKKRNMTLKEWVTLASIVEKEAKYDDERPLIAGTFLNRIKLGYKLQSCATVEYIYKFKKPVLSYNDLKIDSPYNTYIYYGLPPSPICSPSINSLKAVLYPQGDYLFFVSKGDGRHYFSKTYEEHLRFQRSNEK encoded by the coding sequence ATGAATTTGAAAGAGTTGTGGAAGCTTTGGAATCAGAAGCTGAAGAAGAAGATTGGGAAGACGAAGATTGGGAAGAAGAGTAGTTTTCTTCTTTTTCTTGCCTTTTTATCAGTTTTCATATTTTTAGTTCTTTTAAGTTTTGCTCCAAAAAACTTAAATTCTAAAGATATTATTTTGGTTTATATTCCCCAAGGAAGTTCTTCCTTAGAAGTTGGGAAGATTCTAAGCAAAAAGGGAATAATAAATTGGGATTATGGGTTTTGGCTTTGGTGCAAGATTCTTGGGGTGGAAAGGAAATTGAAGTTTGGATATTACAAACTTTCCCCCCAAGAGGATCTATTTGAAATAATTAATAAGCTTATAAAAGGAACGGTAGAAACTCTAAAGTTTACAATTCCGGAAGGTTCTACCTTAGAGAATATTGCGGATATCCTTGAGAGTAAACTTCATCTTTCAAAAGAAACCTTTTTAAAATTAGCAGAAAATCCTAAAAATTTAGGAAAAATAAAAGATTATTTTAAGGATGAAATACCTACGACCTTAGAAGGTTATCTATTTCCCGCCACATATGATGTTCCTCTTGATTTAAAAGAGGAAGATATTATTTATATCTTACTAAGAACTTTTTTTAATAAATTAGATATTGAGATTCCCAATTGGAGGGAAGAATTAAAAAAGAGAAATATGACATTGAAGGAATGGGTAACCTTAGCTTCTATTGTAGAGAAAGAAGCAAAATATGACGACGAAAGACCATTAATTGCAGGCACTTTTTTAAATAGAATCAAATTAGGCTATAAACTGCAATCTTGTGCTACAGTAGAATACATATACAAATTCAAAAAACCAGTACTCTCTTATAATGATCTAAAAATTGACTCTCCATACAACACATATATCTATTATGGGCTTCCCCCATCCCCTATATGTTCTCCTTCAATTAATTCCTTAAAAGCCGTATTATATCCCCAAGGAGATTATTTATTTTTTGTCTCAAAAGGGGATGGAAGACATTACTTTTCAAAGACTTATGAAGAACATTTGAGATTTCAAAGGAGTAATGAAAAATGA
- a CDS encoding oxidoreductase, giving the protein MEKREFKDGIKLSIIGFGGVLVMNEDQETANKRVSYAIEKGINYFDVAPTYGDAEIKLGPALRGKRKEIFLACKTGERTKDSAWKQLHESLKNLETDYFDLYQLHAMTTMEDFEKVIGPNGALSAFVKAKEEGLIRYIGFSAHSVEVALKLLDVFNFDSILFPINFVEFFNTNFGPQVIEKAKEKNVKILAIKALAKTIVPEGQERPYKKAWYVPIEDYKIAELALRFTLSQPITSAIPPGEYKFWEWALNIAENFKPITKEEVNYLKEVAKGIEPIFKLAV; this is encoded by the coding sequence ATGGAAAAGAGAGAATTTAAAGATGGAATAAAATTATCTATTATAGGATTTGGTGGTGTTTTAGTAATGAATGAAGATCAAGAAACTGCAAACAAAAGAGTATCTTATGCTATAGAAAAGGGAATTAATTATTTTGATGTAGCACCCACCTATGGAGATGCGGAAATTAAATTAGGACCAGCACTAAGAGGAAAAAGAAAAGAAATATTTCTTGCCTGTAAAACAGGAGAAAGGACAAAGGATTCTGCTTGGAAACAACTTCATGAATCATTAAAAAATTTAGAGACAGATTATTTTGATTTATATCAACTTCATGCTATGACTACCATGGAAGATTTTGAAAAAGTAATAGGTCCAAATGGAGCATTATCCGCTTTTGTTAAGGCAAAAGAGGAAGGATTAATTAGATACATTGGCTTTTCAGCCCATTCTGTAGAGGTAGCACTAAAACTTTTAGATGTTTTTAATTTTGATTCAATTTTATTTCCTATAAATTTTGTAGAATTTTTCAACACCAATTTTGGTCCACAGGTTATAGAAAAAGCAAAGGAGAAAAATGTGAAAATATTAGCTATTAAAGCATTAGCTAAAACAATTGTTCCTGAAGGGCAAGAAAGACCGTATAAAAAGGCATGGTATGTACCTATTGAAGATTATAAAATAGCAGAATTAGCCCTAAGGTTTACCTTATCCCAACCTATAACATCCGCTATACCCCCCGGGGAATATAAATTCTGGGAATGGGCTTTAAACATTGCGGAGAACTTTAAACCTATTACGAAGGAAGAGGTTAATTATTTGAAAGAGGTAGCAAAGGGAATAGAGCCAATTTTCAAATTAGCTGTTTAA
- the trxB gene encoding thioredoxin-disulfide reductase, with the protein MDEVQDVIIIGGGPAGLTAGIYAGRARLKTLLLEESLVGGLAALTAVIENYPGFPEGITGEELSKRLEQQARKFGTKIIETGVTSIKLDGDWKIVETPLRTFRALALIICVGTKPKKLGVPGENEFLGKGVSYCAVCDGAFFVGKKVAVVGGGDSALEEALYLTRFAEEVIIIHRRDQLRAEKITQEKAFSNPKIKFLLSHVVEEIKGDKKVEGLVLKDVKSGEVKEIPIDGVFIYIGLTPQTELFSSLLKLDPNGFIITDENMQTSVPGIFAAGDVRVKSLRQIVTALADGAIAATSAGKYLDEIKIKGGL; encoded by the coding sequence ATTGATGAGGTCCAAGATGTTATAATTATTGGTGGTGGACCTGCTGGTTTAACTGCAGGAATTTATGCAGGAAGGGCAAGATTAAAAACCTTATTATTAGAGGAATCCTTAGTAGGAGGACTTGCTGCATTGACTGCTGTAATTGAAAATTATCCAGGATTCCCAGAAGGTATAACAGGAGAAGAGCTTTCAAAAAGATTAGAACAACAGGCAAGAAAATTCGGGACAAAGATAATAGAAACAGGAGTAACAAGTATAAAGCTCGATGGAGACTGGAAGATAGTAGAAACGCCTTTAAGAACCTTTAGAGCTCTTGCACTTATTATTTGTGTAGGAACAAAGCCCAAAAAGTTAGGTGTTCCTGGAGAAAATGAATTCTTAGGAAAAGGAGTTTCTTATTGTGCTGTATGTGACGGAGCCTTTTTTGTAGGGAAAAAAGTGGCAGTTGTTGGAGGTGGAGATTCTGCATTAGAAGAAGCTTTATACCTAACAAGATTTGCAGAAGAAGTTATTATTATACATAGGAGGGATCAACTAAGAGCAGAGAAAATAACCCAAGAAAAAGCCTTTTCAAATCCTAAAATAAAGTTTCTATTGAGCCATGTAGTAGAAGAAATAAAAGGAGACAAAAAAGTGGAAGGTTTAGTATTAAAAGATGTTAAAAGTGGTGAGGTTAAAGAGATACCTATCGATGGGGTTTTCATATATATAGGACTTACCCCACAAACAGAGCTTTTCTCCTCCCTATTGAAACTTGATCCAAATGGTTTTATTATTACTGATGAAAATATGCAAACATCAGTTCCTGGGATTTTTGCAGCAGGAGATGTTCGAGTAAAAAGTTTGAGACAGATTGTAACTGCATTAGCAGATGGAGCCATTGCAGCTACTTCTGCAGGAAAATATTTAGATGAAATTAAGATTAAAGGAGGATTGTAG
- a CDS encoding glutaredoxin, which produces MALLRDEDREYLKNLFNENLKDKVKIILFSERSAGSKLVVPGRIECQYCQQTREILEEVVGLSDLLELEVYDFLANEILAKKYNVDKIPAILFEKNGEVLNLRYFGIPSGYEFSSLIEDIIDVSRGETGLSQNTKAFLQTITSPVHIQVFVTPTCPYCPRMVRLAHQAALENKLITADMIEAIEFPHLAEKYEVSGVPKTVINDKVEVEGAVPENIFLEYLKSALKS; this is translated from the coding sequence ATGGCACTTTTAAGAGATGAGGATAGAGAGTATTTAAAAAATTTATTTAATGAGAATCTAAAAGATAAGGTAAAGATTATATTATTTAGTGAAAGATCTGCAGGAAGTAAACTTGTTGTTCCTGGAAGAATTGAATGTCAATATTGTCAACAAACAAGAGAAATATTAGAAGAGGTAGTAGGTCTTTCTGACCTATTAGAGCTTGAGGTTTATGACTTTTTAGCTAATGAAATTTTAGCCAAAAAGTATAATGTGGATAAAATACCAGCTATATTATTTGAAAAAAATGGAGAAGTTCTAAATCTTAGGTACTTTGGTATTCCATCAGGTTATGAATTTTCCTCTTTAATTGAGGATATAATAGATGTATCAAGAGGGGAAACAGGACTTTCTCAAAATACAAAAGCTTTTCTTCAAACAATAACAAGTCCTGTCCATATTCAGGTCTTTGTTACTCCAACATGTCCCTATTGTCCAAGAATGGTAAGACTTGCCCACCAAGCAGCATTAGAAAACAAATTAATTACTGCGGACATGATAGAAGCTATTGAGTTTCCCCATTTAGCTGAAAAATATGAGGTTTCAGGTGTCCCCAAAACAGTTATTAATGATAAAGTAGAAGTAGAAGGGGCTGTTCCTGAAAACATATTCTTAGAATATCTAAAGTCCGCTTTAAAGAGCTAA
- a CDS encoding bifunctional folylpolyglutamate synthase/dihydrofolate synthase, producing MDYVNALNYIYGLINYERKLDKLNYDEKKFYLERMRYLLDIMGNPQKELKAFHIAGTKGKGSTSAMIFSILKSAGYKVGLYTSPHLQSIRERIVTHEGLISKEEFTGLMEEVKEYVDFASKHPVYGAPTFFEVLTASAFLYFYRKKLDFVVIEVGLGGRLDATNTIIPLVSIITPIGFDHMHILGNTLPEIAREKAGIIKYNVPLICAPQDPSAWEEIKKQALLKRAPYIKIDEVYSWKKVVSNLKEQIFTISKDNTDYIFSIPLLGEHQLVNAVCAFSALNLNLKWYISLEDYKKGFSEVEWHGRFEVVQKDPLVIIDGAHNLSSAIALRETLEDYVRYKRLFLICGMMKDKDAYAFLNTLEPLVHSFHFLPLPSSRTRDADELAGLLNNREKPVFTYKDFPSAFEDVYKKASPEDLILITGSLYLAGEARDYFFGKVD from the coding sequence ATGGATTATGTTAATGCTCTTAATTATATATATGGGCTTATAAATTATGAGAGAAAGCTTGATAAACTAAATTATGATGAGAAAAAGTTTTATCTTGAGAGAATGAGATATCTTTTGGATATTATGGGGAATCCCCAAAAAGAATTAAAAGCCTTTCATATTGCAGGGACAAAAGGAAAGGGCTCAACATCCGCAATGATTTTTTCTATTCTAAAGTCTGCAGGATATAAAGTGGGTTTATACACATCCCCTCATTTACAAAGTATTAGAGAGAGAATTGTTACTCATGAAGGATTAATTAGTAAAGAAGAATTTACAGGTTTAATGGAAGAAGTGAAGGAGTATGTGGATTTTGCGAGCAAACATCCAGTCTATGGTGCACCAACATTCTTTGAGGTTTTAACGGCATCCGCCTTTCTTTATTTTTATAGAAAAAAATTAGATTTTGTAGTCATAGAGGTAGGATTGGGAGGGAGATTGGATGCTACAAATACCATCATTCCATTAGTATCTATAATAACTCCAATAGGATTTGATCATATGCATATATTAGGGAATACACTTCCAGAAATAGCAAGAGAAAAAGCAGGAATAATAAAATATAATGTGCCTCTAATTTGTGCCCCTCAAGATCCTTCTGCCTGGGAAGAGATTAAAAAACAGGCTCTATTAAAAAGAGCACCATATATAAAAATAGATGAGGTTTATTCTTGGAAAAAAGTAGTTTCAAATTTAAAAGAGCAAATTTTTACAATATCTAAGGATAATACAGATTATATTTTTAGCATTCCTCTATTAGGAGAACATCAATTGGTTAATGCGGTATGTGCTTTTTCTGCCTTAAACCTAAATCTGAAATGGTATATCTCATTGGAGGATTATAAAAAGGGTTTTTCAGAAGTAGAGTGGCATGGAAGGTTTGAAGTTGTTCAAAAAGATCCATTGGTTATTATAGATGGTGCTCATAACCTATCCTCCGCAATAGCTTTAAGAGAAACCTTAGAAGATTATGTTAGATATAAAAGATTATTCCTAATATGTGGAATGATGAAGGATAAGGATGCTTATGCCTTTTTAAATACCTTAGAACCATTAGTTCATAGTTTTCATTTCCTACCTCTTCCCAGTAGTAGGACAAGAGATGCGGATGAACTTGCTGGTTTACTGAATAACAGAGAAAAGCCTGTATTTACTTATAAGGACTTTCCTTCAGCCTTTGAAGATGTATATAAAAAAGCCTCACCTGAAGATCTTATCTTAATAACAGGTTCCTTATATCTTGCAGGTGAGGCTCGTGATTACTTTTTTGGAAAGGTTGATTAG
- a CDS encoding prepilin-type cleavage/methylation domain-containing protein, which translates to MRREKGFTLIELMVVIVIIAILAAVALPNFMGATEKARESAVRSAVKTIQTAIEMYATEHSGTYTDDLNAYTAYLPGNQFPKSPATNQPYKVGENLFDSDSPIKDNPTTAQQYAITYQYDPVTNSYTLKGYNRTNTTAVIELSNR; encoded by the coding sequence ATGAGAAGAGAGAAAGGTTTTACCTTGATTGAACTAATGGTGGTCATCGTAATCATTGCCATCTTAGCTGCAGTAGCATTACCAAACTTTATGGGGGCAACTGAGAAAGCAAGGGAGTCTGCAGTAAGAAGCGCAGTAAAAACAATTCAAACTGCCATTGAAATGTATGCAACAGAGCATAGCGGAACATATACTGATGATCTTAACGCTTATACTGCATACCTACCTGGCAATCAGTTCCCAAAGAGCCCTGCTACAAATCAGCCATATAAGGTAGGCGAAAACCTCTTTGATTCAGATAGTCCTATAAAAGATAATCCAACAACAGCACAACAATACGCTATAACTTATCAGTATGATCCTGTTACTAACTCCTATACTTTAAAAGGCTACAACAGAACCAATACCACTGCTGTTATCGAACTTTCCAACAGATAG
- a CDS encoding prepilin-type cleavage/methylation domain-containing protein yields the protein MKKNGFTLIELMIVFIIIGILSFFIYNIYFSTIERARETSARANLRLLHVAVEAYATDHEGRYPTATTLNDLYLNLKKYIPNGTFPENPYNNKPYSDENNEHYKITYTYDPSLNSYTLSVMDRFNQKVLLLLSNRIVLEGR from the coding sequence ATGAAGAAAAATGGTTTTACTCTTATAGAGCTTATGATTGTTTTTATAATTATTGGGATATTATCATTTTTCATATACAATATTTATTTTTCAACAATTGAGAGGGCAAGAGAAACGTCCGCAAGAGCAAATCTTAGGCTTCTTCATGTGGCAGTAGAAGCTTATGCTACAGATCATGAAGGAAGATATCCTACCGCAACAACCCTCAACGATCTATATTTAAACTTGAAAAAATACATTCCTAATGGCACATTCCCTGAAAATCCTTATAATAATAAGCCATATAGTGACGAAAATAATGAGCATTATAAAATAACATATACTTATGATCCATCTCTAAACTCATATACCCTATCGGTTATGGACCGATTTAACCAAAAAGTGCTTCTTCTTTTATCAAATAGAATTGTATTAGAAGGAAGGTGA